The Cygnus atratus isolate AKBS03 ecotype Queensland, Australia chromosome 34, CAtr_DNAZoo_HiC_assembly, whole genome shotgun sequence sequence taatacaaCACACAGGAATGTACTGAATATACAATGAATATACTGTGAGTCATTTGTGGAGACAGATGAGAAGTTTAccaacagtgaaaaatgtcaaCGAAACCATTTTGTTCAGTGCAACTTTCAGCTCCTGGTttctcatgctgtagatgaaggggttcactgctggaggcaccacagagtacagaactgccacaACCAGGTCtagggatggggaggagatggagagggGCTTCAGGTAGGTAAACATGACAGTGCTGATAAAGAGAGAGaccacagccaggtgagggaggcacatggaaaaggctttgtgccgctcctgctcagagggcatcctcagcacggCCCTGATGATCTGAGCATAGGAGAGCACAATGAATACAAAACACCCACAGTCGATGAAAACATTACCCACAAGAACCCAAACTTCACTGAGGAAGGACTGTGaacaggagagcttgaggatctgggggatttcacagaagaactggtccacagcattgccttggcagagaggcagggaaaatgtaCTGGCCGTGTGtaggacagcattgagaaagccactgccccaggcagctgctgccatctgggcacaagctctgctgcccacgaggctcccatagtgcaggggcttgcagatggcaatgtagcggtcgtaggccatgacagtgagaagagaatactctgctgaaaacaagaagACAGTCAGAAAGACCTGGGCAGCACATCCTGTGTAGGAAATGGCCCTGGATCCCCAGAGGGAATTGGCaatggctttggggagagtggtggagatgcagcccaggtcgaggagggcgaggttgaggaggaagaagtacatgggggtgtggaggcggtggtcgcaggctatggctgtgaggatgaggccgttgcccaggagggcagccaggtagatgcccaggaagagcgcgaagtgcaggagctgcagctgccgcTTGTCTGTGAAtgccaggaggaggaactcgctgatggagctgctgttgggcatttGATTCCTCTGGGCATGGGGACCTGTCTgagcaaatacagcaaaatgttaGGCTTAACCCTGTGAGCAAAACCTACTTTATTTCTTGTTAAACCTCAAAACTTCT is a genomic window containing:
- the LOC126913631 gene encoding olfactory receptor 14C36-like; protein product: MEEPAETGPHAQRNQMPNSSSISEFLLLAFTDKRQLQLLHFALFLGIYLAALLGNGLILTAIACDHRLHTPMYFFLLNLALLDLGCISTTLPKAIANSLWGSRAISYTGCAAQVFLTVFLFSAEYSLLTVMAYDRYIAICKPLHYGSLVGSRACAQMAAAAWGSGFLNAVLHTASTFSLPLCQGNAVDQFFCEIPQILKLSCSQSFLSEVWVLVGNVFIDCGCFVFIVLSYAQIIRAVLRMPSEQERHKAFSMCLPHLAVVSLFISTVMFTYLKPLSISSPSLDLVVAVLYSVVPPAVNPFIYSMRNQELKVALNKMVSLTFFTVGKLLICLHK